The following proteins come from a genomic window of Pseudomonas cichorii:
- a CDS encoding metal ABC transporter permease has product MDYESFRLFIQGLASSGYLPEALAYGFVVNALLAGLLIGPVLGGLGTLVVVKRFAFFSEAVGHAALTGVAIGILLGEPYTGPYGSLFGYCLLFGIVLNYLRNRTGLAPDTLIGVFLSVSLALGASLLLVLAGKINVHILENVLFGSVLTVNGNDLLVLLIVGALVMGLSLPLYNRIMLASFNPQLAAVRGVAVKALDYLFVILVTLITVAAVKVIGAILVGALLVIPAAAARLLSQSLKGFFWISVAIATVSTLCGILLPIVFDLPVPSGAAIILVAGVGFALAAIARGTVPSLKGNIG; this is encoded by the coding sequence ATGGATTACGAAAGCTTCCGTCTGTTCATTCAAGGCCTGGCTTCGTCCGGCTACCTGCCAGAAGCGCTGGCTTACGGTTTCGTGGTCAATGCCCTGCTCGCCGGTCTGTTGATCGGCCCGGTGCTGGGCGGTCTGGGCACGCTGGTGGTGGTCAAGCGCTTTGCGTTTTTCTCCGAAGCCGTGGGCCATGCAGCCCTGACCGGGGTAGCCATCGGCATTCTGCTGGGCGAACCCTATACCGGCCCTTATGGCAGCCTGTTCGGTTACTGCCTGCTGTTCGGCATCGTGCTCAATTACCTGCGCAACCGCACCGGTCTGGCACCGGACACCTTGATCGGCGTGTTCCTTTCAGTGTCCCTGGCACTGGGCGCCAGCCTACTGCTGGTGCTGGCGGGCAAGATCAACGTTCACATCCTGGAAAACGTGCTGTTCGGCTCGGTACTGACCGTCAACGGCAATGACTTGCTGGTGCTGCTGATTGTCGGCGCGCTGGTCATGGGCCTGAGCCTGCCGCTGTACAACCGCATCATGCTGGCCAGCTTCAACCCGCAACTGGCCGCCGTGCGAGGCGTCGCGGTCAAGGCGCTGGATTACCTGTTCGTGATTCTGGTGACGCTGATTACCGTGGCTGCCGTGAAAGTCATCGGTGCCATTCTGGTGGGTGCGCTGCTGGTGATCCCCGCAGCCGCCGCACGACTGTTGAGCCAGTCGCTCAAAGGCTTCTTCTGGATTTCGGTCGCCATTGCCACCGTCAGTACCTTGTGCGGCATCCTGCTGCCTATCGTCTTCGACCTGCCCGTGCCTTCAGGCGCGGCGATCATTCTGGTGGCGGGCGTCGGCTTCGCTCTGGCCGCCATCGCCCGCGGCACAGTCCCCAGCCTCAAAGGGAATATCGGATAA
- a CDS encoding metal ABC transporter solute-binding protein, Zn/Mn family: MPTLRTLTLALALSGLFSNSLYAAESKSASPEPVRVLASLPITYGLGQILLKDSGVVLERAAAANLPGSRQTAYFTGRGAEALRKLSVEADAVIGLRSIWADDPLYPNARRSNIRIVEIDAARPVDGSLPGIALQPGQNVDGLNSQPWLASNNMGRMADVMAADLVRLAPTAKPRIEANLAALKQQLLKLSAASEASLASADNLSVVSLSDRFGYLISGLNLELIDTQVLTDEQWTPEALQKLTATLKDNDVALVLDHRQPPEPVKAAVTAAGSKLLVLGVDGENPVAELQGNIEQVIAGLTK; encoded by the coding sequence ATGCCTACTCTGCGCACATTGACCCTCGCCCTGGCTCTCAGCGGCCTGTTCAGCAACAGCCTGTACGCGGCCGAAAGCAAAAGCGCCAGCCCGGAACCGGTCCGGGTTCTGGCCAGCCTGCCCATCACCTACGGCCTGGGGCAGATTCTGCTCAAGGACAGCGGCGTGGTACTGGAACGCGCGGCAGCCGCCAACCTGCCCGGCTCACGCCAGACGGCCTACTTCACCGGTCGCGGTGCCGAAGCCCTGCGCAAACTGAGCGTGGAAGCCGATGCCGTGATCGGGCTGCGTTCGATCTGGGCCGATGACCCGCTTTACCCCAATGCCCGACGCAGCAATATCCGCATCGTCGAAATCGACGCTGCCCGCCCTGTGGATGGCAGCCTGCCGGGCATCGCCTTGCAACCCGGCCAGAACGTCGATGGCTTGAACAGTCAGCCCTGGCTGGCGAGCAATAACATGGGCCGCATGGCCGATGTGATGGCGGCGGATCTGGTGCGCCTGGCTCCGACAGCCAAACCGCGTATCGAGGCGAACCTGGCAGCCCTCAAACAGCAATTGCTCAAACTCAGCGCTGCCAGCGAAGCCAGCCTGGCCAGTGCGGATAATCTGAGCGTGGTCAGCCTGTCCGACCGTTTCGGCTACCTGATCAGCGGCCTCAATCTGGAACTGATCGACACCCAGGTCCTCACCGACGAACAGTGGACACCCGAGGCCCTGCAAAAGCTGACGGCAACGCTCAAGGATAATGATGTGGCGTTGGTGCTGGACCATCGCCAGCCACCGGAGCCCGTGAAAGCGGCCGTCACTGCGGCAGGCAGTAAACTGCTGGTGCTGGGAGTCGATGGAGAAAATCCGGTAGCCGAGTTGCAGGGCAATATCGAGCAGGTCATTGCGGGCCTGACGAAGTAA
- a CDS encoding MbtH family protein produces MTSVFDRDDIVFQVVVNHEEQYSIWPDYKAIPNGWRTVGKSGFKKECLAYIEEVWTDMRPLSLRQKMEAQAATAH; encoded by the coding sequence ATGACTTCAGTTTTCGACCGCGACGACATCGTCTTTCAGGTCGTGGTCAACCACGAAGAGCAATATTCCATCTGGCCGGATTACAAAGCGATCCCCAACGGCTGGCGCACTGTGGGCAAGAGCGGCTTCAAGAAGGAATGCCTGGCCTACATCGAAGAAGTGTGGACCGACATGCGCCCACTGAGCCTGCGCCAGAAGATGGAAGCACAGGCTGCTACTGCACACTGA
- a CDS encoding aspartate aminotransferase family protein: MSVATRFIEDQPAQPAETLYQFDESPLLARQSRQESNARSYPRRIPLALKRARGIHVEDVEGRRFIDCLAGAGTLALGHNHPVVIEAIQQVISDELPLHTLDLTTPVKDQFVQDLFGLLPQELAQEAKIQFCGPTGTDAVEAALKLVRTATGRSTVLSFQGGYHGMSQGALSLMGSLGPKKPLGALLSSGVQFMPYPYDYRCPFGLGGAQGVKANLHYLENLLNDPEAGVQLPAAVIVEVVQGEGGVIPADLDWLRGLRRITEKAGIALIVDEIQSGFARTGKMFAFEHAGIIPDVVVLSKAIGGSLPLAVVVYRQWLDAWQPGAHAGTFRGNQMAMAAGSAVIRYLKENNVCEHVNTMGARLTRHLRDLQRDFPQLGDIRGRGLMLGAELVDPYGAPDALGHPPVFARLAPLVQRECLKRGLILELGGRHGSVVRFLPPLVITAEQIDEVAEIFGRALSAAVASL; encoded by the coding sequence ATGTCAGTCGCTACCAGGTTTATTGAAGATCAGCCGGCGCAGCCTGCCGAGACGCTTTACCAGTTCGACGAATCGCCCTTGCTGGCCCGCCAGAGTCGCCAGGAGTCCAACGCCCGCAGCTATCCGCGACGCATTCCTCTGGCGCTCAAGCGTGCCAGGGGCATTCATGTCGAGGACGTCGAAGGGCGTCGTTTCATCGATTGCCTGGCCGGTGCTGGCACCCTGGCGCTGGGGCATAATCATCCGGTCGTGATCGAGGCCATCCAGCAGGTCATCAGCGACGAACTGCCGTTGCATACCCTGGACCTCACCACGCCGGTCAAGGACCAGTTCGTCCAGGACCTGTTCGGTCTTCTGCCACAGGAACTGGCGCAGGAAGCAAAAATCCAGTTCTGTGGCCCCACCGGTACCGATGCGGTGGAAGCCGCCCTGAAACTGGTGCGTACCGCGACCGGGCGTAGCACGGTGTTGTCGTTCCAGGGCGGTTATCACGGCATGAGCCAGGGAGCCTTGAGCCTGATGGGCAGCCTGGGACCGAAAAAACCGTTGGGCGCCTTGTTGAGTTCCGGCGTGCAGTTCATGCCATACCCTTACGATTACCGTTGCCCGTTCGGTCTGGGCGGCGCGCAAGGGGTCAAGGCCAATCTGCATTACCTGGAAAACCTGCTCAACGATCCCGAAGCCGGGGTGCAGCTACCGGCCGCAGTGATTGTCGAGGTGGTGCAGGGCGAGGGCGGTGTGATTCCGGCGGATCTGGATTGGCTGCGCGGTCTGCGCCGCATCACCGAGAAGGCCGGGATTGCCCTGATCGTCGATGAAATCCAGAGCGGCTTCGCCCGTACCGGCAAGATGTTTGCCTTCGAGCATGCCGGGATCATTCCAGATGTGGTGGTGCTGTCCAAGGCCATCGGCGGCAGCCTGCCGCTGGCGGTAGTGGTCTATCGCCAATGGCTGGATGCCTGGCAGCCGGGCGCTCATGCCGGGACCTTCCGTGGCAATCAGATGGCCATGGCCGCAGGTTCGGCAGTCATTCGCTATCTGAAGGAAAACAACGTCTGCGAACACGTGAACACGATGGGCGCACGTTTGACCCGGCACCTGCGCGACCTGCAACGCGACTTCCCGCAACTGGGGGATATTCGCGGCCGTGGGCTGATGCTCGGTGCCGAGCTGGTGGACCCCTATGGCGCACCCGATGCACTTGGGCACCCACCGGTATTTGCCCGCCTGGCACCGCTGGTTCAGCGTGAATGCCTCAAGCGTGGGCTGATTCTGGAGCTGGGCGGACGCCATGGCAGCGTCGTGCGCTTCCTGCCGCCGCTGGTGATTACGGCCGAGCAGATCGACGAAGTGGCCGAAATATTCGGCAGAGCACTTTCGGCAGCCGTCGCCAGTCTTTAA